A region from the Lentimonas sp. CC4 genome encodes:
- a CDS encoding MBL fold metallo-hydrolase, translating into MSIKAIIWGSCGSLPSPASSATIRGKVKAALWAARDENFTSETQVDAFLDTLPHNMRGTFKANTSCVQIDAGTEDVILCDAGTGIRDYALTLPANTPPKTYHIFVSHLHWDHIQGFPFFTPAYVPGNRIIFHGFHAGTEAALRMQMEAPCFPVPFETMQAEIEFDIRESGASFQVGDVAVSTIKQQHPGDSWGYRFEQDSKSVVYSSDSEHGPEAQEPDYPFVDFFRNADVLIFDGQYTFQEATTKKRNWGHSNHITAVELAARAQVKQLVIFHHEPSHTDRDIEKINKGSLQYSRSYNQKIYPDNEPFFPKQIAIAYDGLVIEA; encoded by the coding sequence GTGAGTATTAAGGCAATCATTTGGGGCTCATGTGGCTCCCTTCCGTCTCCCGCATCCTCTGCTACCATCCGTGGCAAAGTCAAAGCGGCACTTTGGGCTGCACGAGATGAAAATTTCACATCCGAAACACAGGTCGATGCCTTCCTCGATACGCTGCCTCACAACATGCGGGGCACCTTTAAAGCCAACACCTCCTGCGTGCAGATCGATGCTGGCACAGAAGACGTTATTCTATGTGATGCGGGCACTGGCATCCGCGATTATGCACTCACACTGCCAGCAAACACTCCGCCGAAGACCTACCACATTTTCGTCTCCCACCTACACTGGGATCACATACAAGGCTTCCCCTTTTTCACCCCCGCCTATGTCCCCGGAAATCGTATCATCTTCCACGGCTTCCACGCGGGAACTGAAGCAGCGCTACGCATGCAAATGGAGGCTCCCTGCTTCCCAGTGCCCTTCGAGACGATGCAGGCCGAAATCGAGTTCGACATCCGTGAGTCCGGAGCCTCTTTTCAAGTCGGCGATGTCGCGGTCAGCACCATCAAGCAACAGCACCCTGGCGATTCTTGGGGCTACCGGTTCGAGCAAGACAGCAAGTCAGTCGTCTACTCATCGGACTCCGAACATGGGCCCGAAGCACAAGAGCCCGACTACCCATTTGTAGACTTTTTCCGCAACGCCGACGTGCTCATTTTCGACGGACAATACACCTTCCAAGAAGCCACCACTAAAAAGCGTAACTGGGGTCACTCCAACCACATCACCGCCGTAGAGCTTGCCGCACGCGCGCAAGTCAAACAGCTTGTAATCTTCCACCACGAACCCTCGCATACGGATCGCGATATCGAGAAGATAAACAAAGGCTCCCTTCAATACAGCCGCAGCTACAACCAAAAAATTTACCCAGACAACGAGCCTTTCTTTCCCAAACAAATTGCCATCGCTTATGATGGCCTCGTGATCGAAGCCTAA
- a CDS encoding 3'-5' exonuclease codes for MSANNESSKPEPRSISKAEINELPMIFWEGRIEVLNTIEEMAAAVEKLKDETILGFDTETRPTFKKGDYHPPALIQLGTPDCVYLFRISCTKTLAPVLPILESQTILKTGVAIKDDVKELRKMEEFNPGGFVEVADITLKLGYENRGLRALAGLLMQGRISKAAQVSNWARPELDKKQIRYAATDAWISRELYVRAIAERDASA; via the coding sequence ATGTCAGCAAATAACGAATCGTCTAAACCAGAACCACGCAGCATTTCCAAAGCCGAAATCAACGAGCTCCCAATGATCTTCTGGGAAGGTCGTATCGAAGTCCTCAATACCATAGAGGAAATGGCAGCTGCCGTCGAAAAATTAAAAGACGAGACCATCCTAGGGTTCGACACCGAGACACGCCCCACCTTCAAAAAAGGCGACTACCATCCGCCCGCACTCATACAGCTAGGCACTCCAGACTGCGTCTATCTCTTTCGTATCAGCTGCACCAAGACACTCGCGCCCGTGCTGCCGATTTTAGAATCCCAAACGATCCTAAAGACCGGCGTTGCCATCAAAGACGACGTCAAAGAACTGCGTAAGATGGAAGAGTTCAACCCCGGCGGCTTCGTCGAGGTTGCCGATATCACACTCAAGCTCGGTTATGAGAATCGAGGCCTCCGCGCCCTAGCGGGACTGCTGATGCAAGGCCGCATTAGTAAAGCCGCACAAGTCTCGAACTGGGCACGTCCCGAGTTAGATAAGAAGCAAATTCGCTACGCAGCCACCGATGCATGGATCAGCCGCGAGCTCTACGTCCGCGCCATCGCCGAGCGCGACGCATCCGCATAG
- a CDS encoding EamA family transporter, translated as MLYLAIVSLIWAFSFGLIGSTLSGVDSYFVATLRLGCATLLFLPFFRPKGLGKHDQLRLLGYGAVQFGLMYVCYIKAFQYLPSHLIALFTVLTPVYVVLIHDARQRQWTPRYLFAALLSVVGAAVIRAKGTPDGDFWLGFVLMQLAGLVFAYGQVAYRDWKRQHSKIKDHQCFALLYIGGTLCALTFSLTFTDWAALEVSTDQWKALLYLGCIASGLGFFLWNKGAALSTPGTLGAFNNAVVPLAVLSSLFVFGEIENTNAETLVRLAIGAALIATAVYVGQRK; from the coding sequence ATGCTCTACCTAGCCATCGTCTCTCTTATATGGGCCTTCTCATTCGGCCTGATCGGCAGCACCTTGTCGGGTGTCGACTCTTACTTCGTCGCCACCTTGCGACTCGGCTGCGCGACCCTGCTCTTCCTGCCCTTCTTTCGACCTAAAGGACTCGGCAAGCACGATCAGCTCAGACTGCTAGGCTACGGTGCGGTTCAATTCGGTTTAATGTATGTGTGCTACATCAAAGCCTTTCAATACCTCCCCTCGCACCTCATCGCTCTTTTTACAGTGCTCACCCCTGTCTACGTCGTGCTCATCCATGATGCAAGGCAACGGCAATGGACGCCGCGCTACCTCTTTGCAGCCCTGCTCTCCGTCGTTGGTGCTGCGGTTATCAGAGCCAAAGGCACACCCGATGGCGACTTCTGGCTCGGCTTCGTTCTGATGCAACTAGCTGGGCTCGTCTTCGCCTATGGCCAAGTCGCGTATCGCGATTGGAAACGCCAACACTCAAAGATCAAAGACCACCAATGCTTCGCACTCCTCTACATCGGCGGCACGCTTTGTGCCCTCACCTTCAGTCTCACCTTCACTGATTGGGCAGCCCTCGAAGTCAGCACTGATCAATGGAAGGCGCTCCTCTATCTCGGCTGCATCGCCTCCGGCCTCGGCTTCTTCCTTTGGAACAAAGGTGCAGCCCTGAGCACCCCCGGCACCCTCGGCGCGTTCAACAACGCCGTCGTGCCACTCGCCGTGCTCAGTTCCTTATTCGTCTTCGGCGAAATCGAAAATACCAACGCCGAGACCCTCGTGCGCCTAGCCATCGGCGCCGCACTGATCGCCACCGCCGTCTACGTCGGCCAACGCAAGTAG
- a CDS encoding DEAD/DEAH box helicase yields the protein MNTFKTLGLPEKRIEALARQNITTPSDIQVQAYPTLSNQQDAWLSAPTGSGKTLAYLLPLLERIDSSSKDLQLAVLSPTQELAVQIHECILLLAKDYEPAIRSQLLIGNASVVRQKEKLKKKPHVIVGTIGRMLELNIQRKLKLHKCHMIVIDEADNMLADDNIGDVEAFLKTTPRDQRQVVFTSATDKGAAFETAQSIGTDVQWHAAQAQQVVPTIEHSFIEAPYHNKARALHHFIKTARPERAIAFVHRNESAEELGADLERRHLRIAVLHAGLSKFERQTALDEFRSGKIKLLIASDVAARGLDIKGVTHIINVDLPSDSNDYLHRVGRTARMGESGHAISLASEDEMKLIRRYERDLKISVNEITL from the coding sequence ATGAACACATTTAAAACACTTGGACTCCCTGAAAAACGCATCGAGGCACTGGCGCGGCAAAACATCACCACGCCCTCCGACATCCAAGTGCAGGCCTACCCGACCTTAAGCAATCAACAGGACGCATGGCTCAGCGCCCCCACCGGCAGCGGCAAAACACTCGCCTACCTCCTACCCCTGCTCGAACGCATTGACTCCAGCAGCAAAGACCTGCAACTCGCCGTGCTGTCACCCACGCAGGAGCTCGCCGTCCAAATTCACGAGTGTATTCTCTTGCTCGCAAAGGACTACGAGCCAGCCATCCGCAGCCAACTCTTGATCGGCAACGCCTCCGTCGTGCGCCAAAAAGAAAAGCTCAAGAAGAAGCCACACGTCATCGTCGGCACCATCGGCCGCATGCTCGAGCTCAACATTCAGCGCAAACTCAAGCTCCACAAATGCCACATGATCGTGATCGACGAGGCCGACAATATGCTCGCCGACGACAACATCGGCGACGTCGAAGCCTTCCTCAAAACCACGCCACGCGACCAACGCCAAGTGGTGTTCACCTCCGCCACCGACAAAGGCGCGGCATTCGAAACCGCGCAATCGATCGGCACCGACGTGCAATGGCACGCCGCCCAGGCGCAACAAGTCGTGCCCACGATTGAGCACAGCTTCATCGAAGCGCCCTATCACAACAAAGCACGCGCCCTTCACCATTTCATCAAAACCGCCCGTCCCGAACGCGCCATCGCCTTTGTCCATCGCAACGAGAGCGCCGAAGAGCTCGGAGCCGACCTAGAACGCAGACACCTACGCATCGCCGTGCTGCATGCTGGCCTGAGTAAATTCGAACGCCAAACCGCGCTTGATGAATTCCGCAGCGGAAAAATTAAACTGCTCATCGCCTCCGATGTCGCAGCCAGAGGATTAGATATCAAAGGCGTTACCCACATCATTAATGTGGACCTGCCATCCGACTCCAACGACTACCTGCACCGCGTCGGACGCACCGCCCGCATGGGCGAAAGTGGGCACGCCATCTCACTTGCCAGCGAAGACGAAATGAAATTGATCCGCCGCTACGAACGCGACCTCAAGATCTCCGTGAACGAAATCACGCTTTAA
- a CDS encoding DNRLRE domain-containing protein yields MSSQTYFRRALRASAALCAGLSFTQHSLADIQIGEPYILESRLDGWVLQEQGSSLGLASARHDGSRRFIFNAAGGNLFTIQSESDGTYVTVAGGGVTEGTSIGLEALTGADSQLWEVVDLGDQHIQIVNPASGLLLGHSEDTTPENPVDHDGLGVLSEKNGEYDRQWRPFISEHTPTHKLGVNHSGYAPAQQKVVTLTRDALATVNFTVTGPQQLSGVMSYWGNQWGLHFYQADLTSLTTEGQYTLTADGLTQHFTVSEDAMRSVRAENGGELSWSDFVDGFLATQVVPTSGDTIDEANGEEYNGYTQLTSQHTLTGGFYDATSRDSKMARTGTAAKYLSLSHIYAGSTEQSATLTPVLQDLVDHFQLEQNTDGSFPLGKFRISPTVYLWSTDTDAGVTARVGTGLALLAQALDGVDATRSAGAQAAAEDAWDYVQSSVDANGLPNNFTVLGNKNGEDYRGAQSNVINLATELYLLTGAAEYANYADARILEARYQGGIYKNLSSVDDWPGVHTNRQRDLTDSGSVLHLSRYHSVAASNVAAAIEVQMEDWKDYWIANNPTPWGVPENAGAAAVSNGWSRKLTHIGPQMLMVADVFGWQDARDCGTRSWDYILGNNAAASSYYMGARGSGSQPRLKDPTDESVGGVIPGIQDDNVGDGTLTLLTATGDSAKVSEVVTMHTLPMLLTSALGERVFPVGVGNHSPEVVENPLQTADALVGQTFVADLVDRSYDPDGDALTYTLLSGPSWLAISNAGLATGVPNAGESGSNVFSVQVSDGTASVDFDLEVFVRESPYFEAPADPILFVDVAEDTYSKSSSATTNFGTRAYIEVRTQASNSFSRNSFVKFSVPTVNGTIQDVKLFLYSLDEGDALEVYSVDSTWDEGALTWDNQPTAGALVGSFDPEVGIYSGLDVTSAVSADSTVSFMIKEVGDSVGQLGSREGSQGAFLEVTYVEPPANLPPVWNNSVFTQTGATADVAYTSYVNWRVSDPESDDLNYVKISGPAWLSISPDNGKLTGTPSVSDGGDNVFFIEVDDGINPPVAAEMTINVDVPAECSVSDIAVIAESTNGGKRHRGVASLTIVDAVGDPVAGATVDIAWSGAIAQTVSVVTDASGVATHTSDKVRNPGTFVLTVNSVTAAGLIYDPNDNVETSDSATSN; encoded by the coding sequence ATGTCTAGTCAGACTTATTTTAGACGCGCACTGCGTGCGTCCGCTGCGCTTTGCGCTGGGCTGAGCTTTACTCAGCATTCTCTCGCCGATATTCAAATCGGTGAACCTTATATTCTCGAAAGCCGTCTAGACGGTTGGGTCCTGCAAGAGCAGGGCAGTTCGCTCGGTCTTGCATCGGCACGGCATGACGGCAGTCGCCGTTTTATCTTTAATGCTGCGGGTGGGAATTTGTTCACGATTCAATCTGAGTCGGATGGCACTTATGTCACGGTCGCTGGTGGCGGTGTGACGGAAGGCACTTCAATTGGTCTGGAGGCATTGACCGGTGCGGATTCTCAACTCTGGGAAGTCGTAGATCTAGGTGACCAGCATATACAAATCGTCAATCCTGCGAGTGGATTGTTGCTGGGGCACTCCGAAGATACGACTCCAGAAAATCCGGTGGATCATGATGGCCTCGGTGTCTTGTCTGAAAAGAACGGTGAGTATGATCGTCAATGGCGTCCGTTTATTTCTGAGCATACGCCCACACATAAATTGGGCGTCAACCATTCGGGCTATGCGCCTGCACAGCAGAAGGTGGTGACTTTGACGCGTGATGCATTGGCCACGGTGAATTTTACCGTGACTGGTCCACAGCAACTCAGTGGTGTCATGAGCTATTGGGGCAACCAATGGGGGCTGCATTTCTATCAAGCGGACCTCACTTCTTTGACGACTGAAGGTCAGTATACCTTAACCGCGGACGGCTTAACACAGCATTTCACTGTGAGTGAAGATGCGATGCGCTCTGTCCGTGCTGAGAATGGCGGTGAACTGAGCTGGTCTGATTTTGTTGATGGGTTCTTGGCGACACAAGTGGTGCCGACTTCGGGAGATACCATTGATGAAGCAAATGGCGAAGAGTATAACGGCTATACGCAACTCACTTCGCAGCATACGCTGACGGGTGGTTTTTACGATGCGACGTCTCGCGATAGCAAGATGGCTCGCACTGGCACGGCTGCTAAATATTTGTCCTTATCTCACATCTACGCAGGCTCAACCGAGCAGAGCGCGACTTTGACTCCTGTGCTGCAGGATTTGGTGGATCACTTTCAGTTGGAGCAAAATACGGATGGTAGTTTCCCATTGGGTAAATTCCGTATTTCGCCGACGGTGTATCTGTGGAGCACGGATACGGATGCAGGCGTGACGGCACGTGTTGGCACTGGGCTCGCTCTATTGGCGCAGGCGCTCGACGGCGTCGATGCGACACGTTCGGCTGGGGCGCAGGCTGCTGCGGAGGATGCGTGGGATTATGTGCAGAGCTCTGTGGATGCCAATGGGCTGCCTAATAATTTTACGGTGTTGGGCAATAAGAACGGTGAAGATTACCGCGGTGCTCAAAGCAATGTCATCAATCTGGCGACGGAATTATATTTGCTGACCGGTGCTGCGGAATATGCGAACTATGCCGATGCGCGTATCTTAGAAGCACGTTACCAAGGCGGGATTTATAAGAACCTGAGCTCGGTAGATGACTGGCCGGGCGTGCATACGAATCGTCAACGTGATTTGACCGACTCGGGCTCTGTCTTGCATTTGAGCCGTTACCACTCAGTGGCTGCGAGCAATGTCGCTGCTGCGATCGAGGTGCAGATGGAAGATTGGAAGGACTACTGGATTGCAAACAATCCGACACCTTGGGGCGTGCCAGAGAATGCGGGTGCCGCGGCAGTCAGTAATGGCTGGAGCCGTAAGCTCACACATATCGGCCCGCAAATGCTGATGGTCGCAGATGTCTTCGGTTGGCAGGATGCGCGCGACTGTGGCACACGCTCTTGGGATTACATTCTGGGGAATAATGCCGCTGCGAGCAGCTATTACATGGGTGCGCGTGGTTCGGGTAGCCAGCCGCGCCTGAAAGATCCGACTGACGAATCGGTCGGTGGTGTGATTCCTGGCATCCAGGACGACAACGTTGGTGATGGCACACTTACGTTGCTCACCGCCACGGGAGATAGTGCAAAGGTCTCTGAAGTCGTGACGATGCATACCTTGCCGATGCTACTGACATCTGCTTTGGGTGAACGTGTGTTCCCAGTGGGTGTAGGCAATCACTCGCCTGAAGTCGTTGAAAATCCACTACAGACTGCGGATGCTCTTGTCGGTCAAACATTCGTCGCCGACCTCGTTGATCGTTCGTATGACCCAGATGGGGATGCGCTGACTTATACTTTGCTGTCCGGTCCAAGCTGGTTGGCGATTTCAAATGCGGGCCTCGCGACAGGTGTGCCAAATGCGGGTGAGTCAGGCTCCAATGTATTTAGCGTGCAAGTTTCAGACGGCACAGCATCGGTTGATTTCGACCTCGAAGTCTTTGTGCGTGAATCGCCTTACTTCGAAGCGCCTGCAGATCCTATTCTATTTGTGGATGTCGCAGAAGATACGTATTCGAAATCAAGCAGTGCGACGACGAACTTCGGGACACGTGCCTACATTGAAGTGCGCACACAAGCGTCGAATTCATTTTCGCGTAACAGCTTCGTGAAGTTCAGCGTGCCGACCGTGAATGGCACGATTCAAGACGTGAAGTTGTTCCTCTATTCGTTGGATGAAGGCGATGCGTTGGAAGTGTATAGTGTCGATTCCACATGGGATGAGGGCGCGTTGACTTGGGACAATCAACCGACCGCAGGTGCATTGGTGGGTAGCTTTGATCCTGAAGTCGGTATTTATTCCGGCCTTGATGTGACGAGTGCGGTGAGTGCAGACTCAACGGTCTCCTTTATGATTAAGGAAGTCGGTGATTCTGTTGGTCAATTGGGTTCACGCGAGGGTAGCCAAGGTGCGTTCCTTGAGGTGACTTATGTTGAACCGCCAGCCAATCTGCCTCCTGTCTGGAACAATTCGGTCTTCACGCAAACGGGTGCGACGGCTGACGTGGCATATACGTCGTATGTCAACTGGCGGGTGTCCGATCCAGAATCAGATGATTTGAACTATGTTAAAATCTCCGGTCCTGCATGGCTGTCGATCTCTCCTGATAATGGTAAATTGACGGGCACTCCAAGCGTGAGCGATGGAGGTGATAACGTCTTTTTCATTGAAGTCGATGATGGTATCAATCCTCCTGTGGCAGCTGAAATGACGATCAACGTCGACGTGCCAGCTGAGTGTTCTGTCTCGGACATTGCAGTGATTGCCGAGTCAACCAATGGCGGCAAACGTCATCGCGGCGTGGCGAGTCTTACAATCGTCGATGCTGTTGGGGATCCAGTCGCCGGTGCGACGGTTGATATCGCTTGGAGTGGTGCGATCGCACAAACAGTAAGTGTAGTCACTGATGCCTCTGGTGTCGCGACGCACACGTCGGACAAAGTGCGCAATCCGGGCACCTTCGTTTTGACCGTGAACTCAGTGACTGCAGCAGGGTTGATTTACGACCCGAATGACAACGTCGAGACCAGTGACTCGGCGACCTCGAATTAG
- a CDS encoding GyrI-like domain-containing protein: protein MTSPTDKHEWRKREKALYIPKATPEIVTVPAFKFITLRGAGNPNGAAFAECIGALYSLAYGIKMTAKKPGCAPAGHYDYTVYPLEGVWDITDEAKQTFTGEINKDDLVYQLMLRQPDFVDDAFYQEIWEMVNKKKPHPLLDKVQFETIEEGPCIQMLHVGPYETEAATFQVMEDFAAAEGVKRLSKLHREIYLSDFRKTAPEKLKTVLRFQLEG, encoded by the coding sequence ATGACATCACCAACCGACAAGCATGAGTGGAGAAAGCGTGAGAAGGCGCTTTATATTCCCAAAGCAACGCCCGAGATCGTGACTGTTCCGGCGTTTAAGTTTATTACTTTAAGGGGCGCGGGGAATCCCAATGGCGCGGCGTTTGCTGAATGTATTGGTGCACTCTATTCGTTGGCTTATGGCATCAAGATGACTGCCAAGAAGCCGGGATGCGCACCCGCAGGGCATTACGACTATACCGTCTATCCACTTGAAGGTGTCTGGGACATTACCGATGAGGCGAAGCAGACTTTTACTGGGGAGATCAATAAGGATGATTTAGTCTATCAGCTAATGCTTAGGCAGCCTGACTTTGTGGACGATGCCTTTTATCAGGAGATCTGGGAGATGGTGAACAAGAAGAAGCCGCATCCACTTCTAGACAAAGTCCAGTTTGAGACGATCGAGGAGGGCCCGTGTATCCAGATGCTACATGTCGGGCCTTATGAAACTGAGGCCGCGACCTTTCAAGTGATGGAGGATTTTGCCGCTGCCGAAGGTGTTAAGCGCCTGTCCAAGTTACACCGCGAAATCTACCTTTCGGATTTCCGCAAGACCGCACCTGAGAAATTGAAAACCGTGTTGCGGTTTCAACTTGAGGGGTGA